In Flavobacterium sp. 83, the genomic window ATTAAAAGCGGTTTTTTATTGGTCGCTTTTTGGAAGTCCTAGTGTTTTCTACTAGTGTTCGTTTATCACTCGTTTCGAATGCTTTAAAAATTACTTGTTTACTCTGATGTAAAGTTATAAAATAAAAAAAATCCTTGTTAAAGGATTTTAGTTGAAGTTATTAACAATCGTTTAATGTCAATAAAATAGACACTTAACACGTTATTTAAAAAATATAGTTATCAACTGCTTTGTCCAGTTCCTCACTGATAATTTTAGCATATACCTGCGTGGTGCTGATGTCACGGTGGTCCATTAATTTAGAAACGTGCTCAATTCTCATACCATTATTTAACGCATTTGTCGCAAAACTGTGTCTTGATAAATGGAACGAAAGGTCGAAAGGTAAATTTATTTTTGTACCCATTTTTTTCAGGTGCCAGTTTGCTAATTTATTGAAAGCTGCTGTTTGAAAATAACGTTTTGCTTCACTGTTCAAATAGCCTTCTTTGTCCATAATAATCGGAAAGATAAAATCATCGTGATTGGCATTTACTTTTTTGTATTTTTCTAAAATATCGATAGCCACTTTTCCAATTTTGAACTGGTGTACTCTTCCAGTTTTACGAATGTGTTTGTTGATTTTATGTTCAGCTTCATTGTAATTAGAATATTGCATTTCGATAACATCACTAAAACGCAATCCTCCGGCATAAATAGAGAAAAGGAATAAATCTCTCCACATCATAGCTTTTTTCCCTTCTATGAGCTTTAAATTGGTTAAAGCATCAATCTGTACTTTATTAAGAAATAATCTTTTAGATGAACTGATTTTGAGGGTTATTTTGCTAAAAGGAAACATCGTTTCGGGAATTACTTCTTCACGAATAGCATCCCTGAATATGGTTCCGAGCACAATTATAGAAAGGCGTTGCGTTGTATCTCCGTTGCCTAAAGTATCTCCTAAATGAAATTTATAGTCGTTTAATAGTGCTACCGTAATTTCATCAAAATATACATCCTTTGTTCCCATATATTTTTCAAATTTATCAACCTGAGAGGTGTATGCTCTGTAAGTGGAATAAGAAACAGTACTTTTGATTTTCTCTAATCTCTTTCTGGCATATTCAAAAAAGTTTGGCACTTCTTTTCCCTTTATGGCTTCTTTGAGTTTTTTAACCGATACCGTTTTTATTTTACGTTCCATATCGGCAACCTGACCTTCGGCATCTGCAATCTTTTGAGATAATGCAGCATTCATCCTGGCACTATTGGAATGGTTCTTTTTTACTTTCTGCTTTACTTCATCCCACTCGTTCTCTTTTAGCTTCACTCCAGCAGTGATAAATTTCGTTTTTCTATCTTTTATAATTCGGATATACAAAGGGCTGTGTCCTGTTTGGTCTACCTGATGTGTTCTTAAAATTAGTTTTACTGATGCCATAATAATAGGATTTTAGAAATGTTATACTACTTTTGTAAATTAATGCAAACGAGTGAAAGTATTGTAAATAAAGGGTTTTCAATTGGGTGCATCGTGATACGAAGGTACAACATTGGGTACAACAAAACAAGTATTTCGTTGCTTTTTGTTGCTTAAAATTGCATTGTTCATTTTTATAAAGTCAATGAATACAACACTTTAAGTGCAATTGGGAGGGTTGAATGAAAAGTTGTAGATAACTTGTATATAAGCGAAAAAAACCTTCGCCAATCTACCCATTTTTGGTTGTATATACGAAGTTTAGTTTCGCTTTATATTTTCTCAAATATATAAAAATTTTTCTTACAAATTAGTAAGCAACTTTTTTATTCCAATATGATTTATAACAGATTCTAAACTTTAATAAAGCACTTTTTTCGAAAATTTTATTCTGGAAAAAACTCGTTGTCAAATAGCCCCGATGGGAGCAAGTATCCCACGCTTTTGGGCGTGGATACTGCGGACAGCGGGACAACTCGTCTTGAAAAATTAGAAATGTTCTGCTCCTAATAAAGCGAAAAAAACACCAGCCTTTCGACTGATGTTTTCCTAGTTTTTTAATTATTTATACAACTAAAGTGTATTTAATTGTTGCTTACTTTTTGGCAATGATTTTTTTGAACAGCGTAACAATTCCCAAAACAATTCCTCCAATTACAAGGCCGATTAAAAATTCGGTTACAATGGAAGGTAATTGGGGTAATACGCCATGTAAAAAACCGATATTGTGTACAAATATACCACCTGCTACTAACAGTAAGGCGATGGTACCTATAAAAGATAAACTTTTGATGACTTTTGGCAGTGCTTTTACTAATATATTACCCAATTTATTTGTAAAACTTTGTTCTCTAGTATTTAATTGAATTAGTTTTAGACCTGCTTCATCCATTCTTACAATTAGTGCTACAATCCCGTAAACACCAACTGTTGCTAGTATTGCAATGATGGAAACAACTAGGATTTGTGATAAAATAGGTTTTCCTATAACGGTGCCGAGCGCAATAATTACAATTTCTACTGATAATATAAAATCAGTCACTATTGCTGATTTTATTTTTACTTTTTCTAAAGTCAAAATTTCTTCTTCGGTCATTGGTTCCAAAGAAATTTCGTGTTTTGAATTTTCGTGCGGGAAGAAGTATTCGTATATTTTTTCGGCACCTTCGTAGGCTAAATAAAGTCCTCCAAGCACTAAAATTATGATAACTGCTACCGGTAAAAATGCGCTCAACAAAAAAGCGATGGGTAAAATGATTGCCTTATTGAGCAGAGAACCTTTTGCAATTGCCCATAATACCGGAAGCTCTCGCGATGAAACAAATCCGGAAGCTTTTTCGGCATTTACTGCCAAATCATCACCTAAAATACCAGCCGTTTTTTTGGCGGCAAATTTACTCATTACGGCAATATCATCCATGATTGCTGCGATATCATCCAGTAGTGCGAAAAAACCTGATGCCATTTAATTTATTTTAAGAACTGCGCGACTTTTGGCATTGTTACACCAAAATTTAACCATGCAGTTTTGTTTGTTTATTCCTGCGAAGCTAAAACTTTTTTATTTACTCTATTTATAAAATGGGTGAATTTTTAGTTAATATTCACCCAAAATCTTTCTGTATTTGTAGTACTGTTTTTATTTACTTTTGGAATAAAAAAAATGATGGGATTCAAACATGTATTTAAAGCTAAATTAGATTGGTTTTTTTCTAAAAACGAAGCGGCGAAGTATACAAAAAGTCATACTATAACTATTGATGGTAAGTCTGTTCTAAATGTTTCGGCAGCTAAAGCTTTCAAAGGAGATCCTGCTTTGCACAATCCTGAAGACCTGTTATTGAGTAGCGTGGTTTCCTGTCACATGATGTCTTACTTGTATCTTTGTAAACAAAATGATATTGAGGTGGTGTCTTATACAGACGAAGCGGAGGCAACTCTTGAAGTTTCAGCCGACGGTAGCGGACGCTTTATTGCCATTACTCTAAATCCGAAAGTTCGTATTACTAACAAAGAAAAAATAGTTGAGGCACTTAGCTTGCATAAAAAAGCTAACCAACTCTGTTTTATAGCCAACTCGTGTAATTTTCCAATTCTGCATTGTCCAACTTGTGAAATTGAAGCTCTCGATTAAAGAGTTGCATTGTTAATTTTTTTATAAAATCTCAATTAAATCAGAAGGTTGGTTTAATATATATTTAGCTCCATTTGAAAGCAATTCTTCTTCGGGTCTATAGCCCCATGAAACCCCTACAGCGAACATATTAGCATTTGTAGCCGTTTGCATATCAATACCGGAATCTCCTATAAAAATGATTTCTTCGGCTTTTAGGCCAAAGCTTTTACTAATTTCCATTGTTTTAAACGGATTTGGTTTTTTTAGCGCTTCTGTTGTCAAACCCACTATTGGATTAAAATAATCAGGAAATAGGGTTGCTGTAATTTCCTTTGTCAGGTCATCAGCTTTATTAGAGAATACGCTTAGTTTTATATTGCGGGATTTTAATTCGTCTAATAATTCAAATATCCCATCATAGGCTTTTGTTTTGCACGTACAATTATCACGATATATAGCAACCATCAAATCGTAACACTGATTAATTTGTGTTTCATCATTATGTGTTGCAGGCATGGCTTTACTGACCAAATTTCTGAGGCCACTACCAATGAAATATTGATAAGCATCATAACTGTGAGTAGGGTAGTTGAGACTGATAAGAACGCTGTTCATAGCATCTGCAATGTCTTCCAGTGAATTTACCAATGTTCCGTCTAAATCAAAAATAATTCCTTTAAATGCCATTTTTCATTTTTATAGGAATCGAAAAAGTCAGCATTTCGATTCTAGTTTGGATATCATGCCCAAAGATAGGATATTGTTTTTTTTCTTTTTGTGACTTTTAAAAATTTATAGTTGCTTGCCTTTGTTAGTGTTTACGTGCGAGATTCACCTTGTTTCTATATTTTTAGCCAAGTTTAGCGTAATGGATACGGAGTGCTAAACTTCGCAAATTAAAAGTATTGTTTTATTTACATTACTGTCACAGAGCGTTCTGAAACCAGAATTAATAGATAATAAAAATCTTATTTTTTAACCCGTTGGGTGTAATTATTTGAAGTAAAAAATATTGATTAGATATTGGTCAAGATACTGAAATTCAGTATCTTGAAGTCGTCAAACAACCAATATCTATGTCAAATATAGTAAAAAATTATTTTAGAGTTTTAGAAGTTATAAGTTCTTTGAATATTGCATTTAATACAGAAATTCGAGCTGGAAGAAAGTTTAAAATGTCTGATTTAGAAGTAGTTGCTTTAAGTTTAACATCTGAATTTATGTCTATTGACAGTGAAAATTCATTTTTTAATCAGTTGCAAAATGGACAAATTTCTAATCTAATTGAACGAAGTCAGTATAATAAGAGAAGGAAAAAATTATTCCATTTTGCTGAAGAAATCAGACAACATTTATATTCAAAATTCACAGAATTTGAGAACTATTTTGTTGTTGATAGTATGCCACTTGAGATTTGTAAAATGGCTCGTCATAATAGGATTAAAATTTGTAAGGGTGATTTTCAGACTGCGCCAGATAAAGGTTTTTGTGCATCACAAAACTCTTGGTTTTATGGTTACAAACTTCACGGAGTTTGTACTGTTTCTGGGGTTTTTCAATCAATAGATATTACAAAAGCAAGTGTTCACGATGTACATTTATTAAAAGATTTAAAATATCAAATGTCTGATTGTGTGCTTCTTGGAGATAGAGGTTATTTGTCTTCACCATTACAATTAGATTTGTTTGAAACAGCAAATATAAAATTAGAAACTCCAATGAGAATCAATCAAATTGGGTATAAAAAACAACCCTACATATTTAGAAAATCAAGAAAAAGAATAGAGACATTATTCTCTCAATTGTGTGATCAATTTATGATTAGACGAAATTATGCTAAATCTTTTCAAGGTTTTAAAACAAGAATTTTAGCTAAAATAACAGCATTAACTTTGGTACAATTCATTAATAAATTTATTTTTGAAAGACCAATAAACAATATTAAAACACAAATAATCTAATTGCACCCAACGGGTTATTTTTTATTAAATTCTAAAGAAATACAATTAGATTTGTGAGCAGTAAATGAGATAAATCTTCAATAAAATTACATGAGAAAAATATATTACACTCTTTTTTTGTTCTTTTTAGTATTTAAAATTTCTAGTCAAAATGTACAAGTAGATATCATAACCAAGCAAAATGACACTATAAAAGAATTCAGATTAAAAAAGGATTATTCATTTGAAAATTCAATGGTGTTGGATTTAGAAAAAAAACTAGTTGTTGTTAATGTAAAAGGTGAAAAAAAAGAGTTTTTGCCCAATGAATTAAAATCTTTTAGTTTTACAAGAGAGAATAAACGGGTTGAGTTTATTAATATTGATGATAATGTATTTGGATTAGTAATGTATTCCAATAAATTAAAATTATTAAAGGTAATAAAACCTGGTTATACAACTGTCAATATTTATGTTATTGTAAGGCCAAATAATAGCAAGCCATCATTTATGGAAGCTATGGGGCTAGGCAGGCTTATCTCTAAAAAAGTTATTAGCCGTGAAATTACTGATTGTCCAAGTGTATTAGAAAAGGTAGAAAATAAAACATTAAAAATTAGTGGAGAAGAAGGAGTTGTAGAATTGATAAAAGATTATGAATCAAGCTGTTTTTAATTTTATTTATAAATAAAAATTTTCTTGTATAAAATAAAAAGACTTCACAGGTTTGATTCTGTGAAGTCTTTTTTTATTAGAATTGGATGATTAATGCACTAATTCGCTTTGATTCCTAAAAACCAGTTTACCATCAAAAGCATCGATTAGAACGATACTGTCTGTAGTTATTTTTCCTGATAGAATTTCTTTGGATAATTCATTAAGCACATCTCTTTGAATTACTCTTTTAACCGGTCTGGCACCAAATTGCGGATCGTATCCTTTCTCAGATAAATAGGCAATAGCTTCTGGAGTTGCATCCATCGTGATGCCTTGCTGCGCTAACATTTTAGTTACACTTTTCAGTTGTAATCCTACAATTTGAGCAATGTTTTCATTGGTTAACGGTGTGAACATCACAATTTCGTCAATACGATTGATAAATTCAGGACGTACCGTTTGTTTTAACAATCCCAGTACTTCCACTTTTGCAGCTTCGGTTGCGGCTTCCACACCTCCTTTTAAATTCTCAAATTTATCTTGAATAATCTGGCTTCCCATATTAGAAGTCATGATGATAATTGTGTTTTTAAAATCGGCTAAACGTCCTTTGTTATCTGTCAGACGTCCTTCATCCAAGACTTGTAATAAGATGTTGAACGTATCCGGATGCGCTTTTTCAATCTCATCCAATAAGATTACGGAATAGGGTTTTCTACGAACGGCTTCGGTCAATTGTCCACCTTCATCATACCCTACATATCCTGGAGGCGCACCGACCAAGCGGCTTACGCTGTGTCGTTCTTGGTATTCGCTCATGTCAATACGGGTCATCGCATTTTCATCGTCAAACAGGTATTCGGCCAGAGCTTTTGCCAATTCGGTTTTACCAACTCCTGTTGTTCCAAGGAATAGAAAGGTTCCCACCGGTTTTTTCATATCTTGTAATCCAGCACGGCTTCTGCGCACGGCATCACTCACGGCTTGAATGGCTTCTTCCTGACCTACAACTCTGTGATGCAGTTCATCTTCCAGTTTCAATAGTTTTTCTCTTTCGCCCTGAAGCATTTTCATCACTGGAATACCTGTCCATTTGGCCACGACTTCAGCAATGTCTTCACGGGTCACTTCTTCTTTTATCAACGAAGTTCCGGATTGGTTTTCTTGTAATTCCTTCAGCAAAATATCTAAACGTTCTTGCGCTTCCTTGATTTTACCATAACGAATTTCGGCAACTTTTCCATAATCGCCTTCACGTTCGGCACGCTCTGCTTCGTATTTGAAATCCTCAATCTCAGTTTTTACGGCTTGAATATTATCGACTACATCTTTCTCTGATTTCCATTTGGCGTAGATTTCGTTGCGATCTTCTTTGAGATTTGCCAAATCCATGCCTAGGATTTTGAGTTTGCTTTCGTCTTTTTCGCGTTTAATGGCTTCAATTTCAATTTCCAATTGCATGATTTTTCGATCCAATACATCGAGTTCTTCGGGTTTCGAATTGATTTCCATACGCAATTTTGAAGCTGCTTCATCCATTAAATCAATAGCTTTGTCCGGTAGAAAACGGTTGGTAATGTAGCGTTGTGATAATTCTACGGCTGCTATAATTGCATCGTCTTTGATTTGGACTTTATGATGGGTTTCGTATTTTTCTTTGATTCCACGCAAAATCGAAATAGCACTTTCAGTATCCGGTTCTTCGACCATTATTTTTTGGAAACGTCTTTCGAGTGCTTTATCCTTTTCGAAATATTTTTGGTATTCGTCTAATGTGGTTGCTCCAATAGCGCGCAGTTCTCCACGAGCCAAGGCCGGTTTCAAGATATTTGCAGCATCCATAGCACCTTCGCCACCTCCTGCGCCTACGAGTGTGTGAATTTCGTCAATGAATAAAACGATATCACCTTCGGCAGAAGTTACTTCTTTTACCACGGATTTCAATCGCTCTTCAAATTCTCCTTTGTATTTTGCACCGGCAATCAACGCTCCCATATCAAGCGAATAAACGATTTTATCTTTCAAATTGTCTGGAACATCTCCATCTACGATTCGGTGGGCTAATCCTTCGGCAATGGCAGTTTTTCCCACACCGGGTTCTCCTACTAGCATGGGATTATTTTTAGTTCTACGAGTTAAAATTTGCAATACCCTGCGAATTTCCTCGTCCCGACCAATAACGGGATCCAGTTTTCCAGAACGTGCGAGTTCGTTTAGATTTTTGGCATATTTATTTAATGAATTGTAGTTTTCTTCAGCAGAAGCAGAAGTTACACGTTCTCCTTTTCGCAATTCTTCTATTGCGGCTTTCAATCCTTTTCCAGTAACACCCTGATCTTTTAATATTTGGGCAGCCTTGGTTTTTGAATCAAAAATTGCTAAAATCAAATGCTCTACGGAAACGAATTCATCATTCATTTTCTTTGCAATAATTTCCGCTTCGTTCAACGTTGTGTTTGCGGTTCTGGAAAGCATAATTTCGCCACCAGAAACTTTTGGAAAACTCTGAATTGTGCTGTCCAATATTTGAAGAAAAAGAGGAACATTCACGTTCAGTTTTTTCAAAATAAAAGGAGCCACATTTTCATCGACTTCAAAAATAGCCTTGAAAATATGTTCGTTTTCTATTTGTTGCTGTCCTTGGCTTTGCGCCAATTGTTGCGAAAGCTGAATGGCTTCCTGGGATTTGATAGTAAATTTATTTATGTTCATGATGTTATATTGTTTTGTGGTTATTTGACTAACTTTGCGAATCAATATTCAATATATATTCCAATACAATAATACAGACAAATTGACAGAAATTTCATGATTTTTATCATGTTTTAAAGTCAAAATGTCTTAAAACAAGACAATTATGAGTTTTTTTAAAAATATGTTCAACAGTTCAGAAGAAAAAGATTCAAACGAAAACAAAATCAACTGGAATGAACTAACCGATTTAGGGCAACTAAGTGAAATTATCGAGATTTCAAATGAAAAACCGGTAGCCATTTTCAAACATAGTACACGTTGCAGCGTCAGTAGGATGGCACTTAAACAGTTTGAAAATGAGTTTAATAGCTCAGATAAAGTTACGCCTTATTTTTTAGATTTAATAGCACATCGCGATATTTCTAATGAAATAGCGAATCGTTTTGGAGTTACACATCAATCCCCACAATTAATTTTAATTAAAGATGGAAAAGCCATTTATAACGTTTCGCACAGTGATATTGATGCGGAGGAGTTGGGAAAGAAGGTTTAAGTCAATAGTTTAAATTTAAGATATTTAAAAAATCCATTCGTTGCTGCGAATGGATTTTTTTGGTTTGGATGAAATTTTAAAATTTCCCTCCAGATCCTCCACCACTAAAATCGCCACCACCAAATTTCATATCGGATTTTTGGGTAATTTCTGGTTTCAATCCGAGCTGTGAAATGATTACTGCTTCGGCATTCATAAAAGCATTTGCATTAGTAAAACGATCTGGTCGGAATGTAATTCCAGTCGCATTATTTTTTATTTTTTTTATCGTAAAATAGGTGAAAGCAAATAAGAATAATCCTCCCATAGTCAAGGCGATTCCGATGGGTAAAAATGCATAGTAAAAACGAATGGTATAAATAGAGAATGCTATTGCCAGTAATCCTATCCAAAGCATTATGCGGTCTTTTTTTAATAAAGAATATATAAGATACACTAGAGGAACAATAATTGTGAAGATGTAAAAGAATAATGCAAAGGGAATATCACTTTTTGGAGCAATCTCTGTACCAAGTAATACAACCGAAAGTTCGCGCACTACCAAATAATTCCCCGCTAAATAAAATAGAATAAGGCTAAAACTATTGGTTAACAAAATCCCTTGGTGATAAAAAAAAGTTGTTGTTTTTTTTAGAACTAGTTTACTAGAAAAATAGATGCTTGCCGAAAATAATAACATTATAAATGGTAAAATGGTTTTTCCTAAAGTACCTAATTCAAATACTGCATAAATCAAAGTTGTTGTACCTGCCAAACATAACAGCAATGCCATTGATAAATGAACATAACGGTGATAACTTAATAATGAAGTTATTGTAATAGTTGATGCAATCAGTAAACCGTTTCCATTTGTTGAAATCCCTATTGCTATTGCTAAAGTTAATTGTGTGCCAAGTAAAAAGGCGTCGTCAAGGCCGTAACCATAATATTTTTGTTTGGCCAAAAGTTCGGTTCCTGCAAAACCAATAATCGCATAAATATAGACTGAAAATTTAAAATTAGGATCAATTGTATCCATGCCCAAAAAGGCAAGTGAGCCGCAAATTGAAGAATATAAAAAACACCCCAATAAGAAAAAGCCAGCGCGAATTAAAGTGTTTTTCTGACTTTTTAACGTAGTTAATTCTTTAGTTGTCAGATTATATTGTTCTTTGTGTATAAAGCCAGCGGTTTGTAAAGATTTCGCTTCTTTCACTAGCAGTAAGTTCTCTAGTTCTGTTTTATCATATACGATCATCAGATGTTTTTTTATTAAAATTTTTAATAAGGCGAATAAATAAGACTATAGAGGCTACGAAGTAAAAAGGTACCACAAAAAAGAAACTACTCAATAAATCAGTAAGGTCAATCGCGACAATGATTTTGTATAAAAGGAAATTAATTCCAAAATAAGCATACAAAATGGTAAAGACAAAGATGGACACTGATTCAATTTGGTAACTCGTTGTATAAAAATAGTAAGAGGAAATTGCTAACAGAATTATAAAGATCCCCCAATACGATGCGAATAGATTATTAATACAAGAAATACTGATTAGATGTAAAGCAAAAGTTAGGAAGATTAAATTGAAGTGTTTTTTCAGGTCGATTTTCACGCTATAAATAGACCATATAATCAATAAAAAACCTAAACCAATAGCAGAATAACTTAACGAAGCGGTATTGTGAAAATCATTACTAAGTAACGATTTCGGGCTTACCGATAAACCAATATAAGCTGCCAGGCCAGTGATTGCAATAGATAAGATACTTTTATTGTCAAAATAATAGGCGCAAAATAATCCAATTGCTGTGGGAATCAAAGTGGCTAACCCGTAATGTGTGCCAAAAGCGGTATATTGAAATTGTAGATATCCTATGAAAATGATGCTTAAAAGTACAGCAGCAAGTAGGAGATAGTCAAATATGGGGTTTTCAAAATTGGTTTGCTGTTTTTGAAATCCAATGGAGTTTTTAAAACTGAAGTAAAAACAAATTGCAGTTACTACTAATAATAAAGTAAGAATAGCAATATGGCCAATGCTGTCAATGTTTTCATATATTAATATACCAATGCCGGAAGTAAACAATAAAACGGAGAGGTATACCAATAATTTCAGTTCTGTATTTAATGAAAAAATATTTAAATCTCGGTGAGCAATAATTTGCTCCCTTTGCACTTTGTTGATTAATTTTTTTTCAAAAAGTTTATCTGTCGCACTTTCTTCAAATTTTTCCATTATGGTCTTTTAAAGTTACTCTTCTCAAATGTACATTATTTCTTTATTTTTTGATATTTGAGTATCGTAATATTTAGATCAATTGCGTTTTAATTCCTTAAAAAAACACTACAGTTATTTGTAGTGTGCTGACGAACTTAATAGTGAAATAGATATATTTTCCAAAAGAACAGGAAATCAAATCTTGTTTTGTAGATCAAATATATCATTAAAATTAAGGATGAAGCAACAAAACGATTGGACGAAATTATAGGAAACTTAACTCAAATAAATGATGAACAAATGTTTTTTGATATGGATTATTATTGGTTTCAGTACAAGCATGATTTGGTTTGATGAATACCTAATAAATTGGATAAAACCAACAGTTTAAATTTAAACTATAAAAAAATCCATTCGCATCAACGAATGGATTTTTTAGTAACAACTATTTTGGTTTTGAATTAATAAGAATCTTTCATTTTCTTTTTTATGGCATCCAAACAAAGGTTGTTAATGCTTCCTTCGTGCGTATGCTTGGTTTCTTTTGGTGATTGAAATGTTCCATTTTCCAGTTGTTCGGCAACGGCTTTATAAGCATCTCTAAAAGGCATTCCCGCAACCACCATTTCATTTAAAGTATCAACGGTAAACAAATAATTGTACTTTGGGTCGGCAAGTATATTGTCTTTTACTTTGATGTCTTTGATAGAAAAAATCGCAATATCCAAACAGGCTTTCAGGTTTTGAATCGCTGGGAACAATCCTTCTTTTAATAATTGTAAATCCCTGTGGTAGCCACTTGGAAGGTTGTTCGTAATTAAAGTAATTTCGTATGGTAAGGCTTGAATTTTGTTGCATTTTCCACGAATCAACTCAAAAACATCTGGGTTTTTCTTGTGTGGCATAATACTCGAACCGGTTGTAAGATGCGAAGGCAAAGTGATAAAATCAAAATTCTGACTCATGTACAAACAAACATCCATCGAGAATTTAGCCAAAGTTGCTGCCACGCTACTCATAGCAAAAGCCACTGTTTTCTCTGATTTTCCTCGGCTCATTTGTGCGGCAACTGAATTGAATTTTAAAGTTTCAAAACCTAATTCCTGTGTCGTGAATGTTCTGTTGATAGGAAATGAACTTCCGTAACCTGCAGCTGATCCTAATGGGTTTTGGTCTACAATTTTCAAAGCTGCATTCAACATCGTAATATCATCAATCAAAGTTTCAGCGTAGGCGGAAAACCACATCCCAAAAGAAGACGGCATTGCAATTTGAAGGTGCGTGTATCCTGGCAATAAAACATTTTGGTGTTTATCTGCTGATTCCATTAGCAAATCAAAAAGGCTTTTTACTTGCTCTTTCAGCTCTTTAACGACATCTTTCAAGTATAAATTAACATCTACCAAAACTTGGTCGTTACGAGAACGGGCGGTATGAATTTTTTTTCCGGCGTTTCCCAATTTTACTGTAAGTAAATATTCGATTTTGGAATGTACATCTTCAAAGCTGTCTTCGATTTCGAATTTTCCGTTTTCAGCATCTTTTATTATTTCTTCCAAAGCTAAAACCAAAGAAACGGTTTCGGAGTCTGTTAAAAGACCGATTTGTCCCAGCATTTTAGCATGTGCAATAGAACCTAATGCATCATATTTTGCCAGAACTAAATCCAGTTCTCTGTCGTTTCCAACGGTAAAATGTTCAATTTGCTTATCGGTTGGTATTCCTTTTTCCCAAAGTTTCATAGGTGTATTTTTTTTGTATCGTATTATCGTAGGGACA contains:
- a CDS encoding DUF2157 domain-containing protein, with product MEKFEESATDKLFEKKLINKVQREQIIAHRDLNIFSLNTELKLLVYLSVLLFTSGIGILIYENIDSIGHIAILTLLLVVTAICFYFSFKNSIGFQKQQTNFENPIFDYLLLAAVLLSIIFIGYLQFQYTAFGTHYGLATLIPTAIGLFCAYYFDNKSILSIAITGLAAYIGLSVSPKSLLSNDFHNTASLSYSAIGLGFLLIIWSIYSVKIDLKKHFNLIFLTFALHLISISCINNLFASYWGIFIILLAISSYYFYTTSYQIESVSIFVFTILYAYFGINFLLYKIIVAIDLTDLLSSFFFVVPFYFVASIVLFIRLIKNFNKKTSDDRI
- the argH gene encoding argininosuccinate lyase; translation: MKLWEKGIPTDKQIEHFTVGNDRELDLVLAKYDALGSIAHAKMLGQIGLLTDSETVSLVLALEEIIKDAENGKFEIEDSFEDVHSKIEYLLTVKLGNAGKKIHTARSRNDQVLVDVNLYLKDVVKELKEQVKSLFDLLMESADKHQNVLLPGYTHLQIAMPSSFGMWFSAYAETLIDDITMLNAALKIVDQNPLGSAAGYGSSFPINRTFTTQELGFETLKFNSVAAQMSRGKSEKTVAFAMSSVAATLAKFSMDVCLYMSQNFDFITLPSHLTTGSSIMPHKKNPDVFELIRGKCNKIQALPYEITLITNNLPSGYHRDLQLLKEGLFPAIQNLKACLDIAIFSIKDIKVKDNILADPKYNYLFTVDTLNEMVVAGMPFRDAYKAVAEQLENGTFQSPKETKHTHEGSINNLCLDAIKKKMKDSY